The region gcaaagtctggacattgttctcctgtcctcaagtgacatccattgcaggtctgctttcatttttgttacactggcgcccctttcatagttgttcgtgcagaatctggcagcttggttctgcaccctctcgagtttatctatatccttctttgtgtatggatcccaaactgttgcagcatattcaaggtttggtcttactagagacgtgtatgcaagtgattttacctttgctgggcatgcccacaaattacgcttgatcactcccaatgtctgtttagccttagttgttactttgttgatatgggtgttccactttagccccgttgttaatgtaacgcctaggtacgggtggctctttgctgttgctagagcctgtccacagaactggtaggtggttacaattgggtttcgtttgtttgttatatgcatgatgtaacatttttccggattaaactgcattagccatctgctttgccattcttcgagtgtgttcaaatcttcttgcaaaagctgtgaattactctgtgtggacaactctatatataacaggcagtcatcggcaaataacctaacatttgaatcaagctggtctggtaagtcatttatgtacaggaggaagagtaacggtcccagaacagttccctgtggtacgcctgacgcaactctaactggagctgaggccttgccttctaccactaccgtctgttccctattggtcaagaaagccttcaaccaatttagtgtggtgccttgaattccgtagtgctctagtttagtgatgagtctgctatgtgggactttatcgaaagctttagtaaaatcaagaattgctagatctacctgttttttactcagtgcgccagctatgtcgtgagctgtcaatataagctgtgtttctgtggatcgctttgctctgaatccatgttggtagtcagtcaatatgttgaaactttctaagtgtttcatgacatgactatggataatgtgttcaagtagtttgcaggatatacaggtcagtgatacaggtcggtagttgccggggacagctctatctccctttttaaaaatggcacatatatttgcatccctccagtctttgggaatttctcctgtgtctaacgagtgttggaaaatattggttaacacaggtgctatttcggtggctgtcattttgaggaaccaaggaggtatttggtctggaccagatgctttagatggattgagaccttggagcattttttcgacaccattaggggaaatcactatgtgttccatgggaggggtacagggctgtccgagagttggcatgtttgttgtgtcttcctctgtgaacacacttttaaactgtgaactgagtgcctctgcttttttctcgctatcactgacaatggaattaccaatctttagaggggctacgccgacaaggtctcttcttaggccttttatgtatgaccagaatgttttgggtttgtcaattatagcttcccccagtatgtctgccacatattttgaatgtgctgctcttatgcttttctgtacgcccttcttaactctcttgtatttgttcatgtcttcctctcgccctgttctcttagctttgttgtaaagacgttgtttcttacgacaatgccttcttaggtttctgttgaaccaaggcaggttgtatctgcttgatgttgttttactagggatgtgcaagttcatcgtgtgctttattttgtctttaaaatcatcccacttctgtgtcacggacatatcctcggttcgtttgttaaagttcgttgcataatcacttaggtcactcttgatggccggttcatcagctttagttcgaatgtacacttttctcttgggtttcctgttttgtttgggtgcaaggttgacatccaccaataccatgtcgtggtcacttattccaggaactactgtggtcttttcgattatgtttgggttattaactaagaccaggtccaaaagattaccattcctagtgggctcttgaactgtttggaataagccatggttatccactaagtgcagtagcttctgtgcctgtcctgaattgctctgagtgttatctgtagtgctagcatcccaatttataccaggtgtgttaaagtctccaaggatgatcacgttgtcagagttaattttaggtcccatcttacttatggacttgtccagttcatccaggctattgccctggtccgatgggggtctatagtatgtaccaatcattagtggtttctttcctgctagttgagtctgtgtccaaatgatctcacagtctgtgtctagatctggcctgtgtgtgacaatcaaatcatccctgttaacctggaatacaccacctccagggccagtctgtctatctttacggtgagctatgtagttgtcagggaatatctcactgcttgctatgtcttgattgagccatgactctgtgcctgctattatatctggtttgtacgtgtcaattacagtcgccagttcggcttttttgtttcgaatactctggcagtttaccagtaagAGTTTACCATTGGTCTTTTTGAAACCACGACCCCTCATATTGGGGTTACCCTGCTTAGATCTAAGTGGAGTGGATGTAGCAACCGGGGAGTCATCTGTCAAGCTTGCACTAGAGCTCAGTGTATCAAATGagtttactgaatgaaaagtatCATCAGTTATGTCAAACATAGCTGATGCAAAGTTTGGTATGCCACAGTCACAGCAAATCCACGAGTATGATTGGTGTGTTTCTAATGCAGTATACACCTGGGAACATAGCTCAATGCAGTCTTTATGGTACCATTTATCGCAGCCGTCACAACAAATTGCAGTATGGGTATGttgtacagctttgttacaGCTCCCGCAGGGAAACTTTGGCGGTCTAGGCCCAGGATTTATCTCGACATCTCCACTTAGAAGCAAaatcataatcaatgataactttGTACTATCATTGTGCATCATCATTTTCTTGTGACCGAAATGAGTCCCATTCACCCCACTGTGCTTAATCATAAAGGCAAACGTAGCCCAGTCAGAGGTGCAGTCAGTTCTGAAGTCACATGTGACATGTACGTCCTTTATCTCGTGTTTGTCTATTGGCTGTGCTCCTGGCTGAGCCTTGCCAAGCATCAGACAAAGGGCCAGGAAAATGCAAGTGTAATGGAGttccattttgttattgaaaaattatCACCCACACAGATGTATGCCACACAGGTTTCTACCACACtagctgtaccaacacaacaggtttacaccacacaggtttacaccacacaggttgtaccaacacaacaggtttacaccacactgatttccgccacactggctgtaccaacacaacaggtttacactacacaggttcccgccacactggctgtaccaccacctgtttactttacacatgtatccgccacactggctgtaccaccacctgtttactttacacaggttaccgcctcactggctgtaccaccacctgtttactttacacaggtatccgccacactggctgtaccaccacctgtttactttacacaggtctccgccttactggctgtatcaccacctgtttactttacacaggtctccgcctcactggctgtatcaccacctgtttactttacacaggtctccgcctcactggctgtatcaccacctgtttactttacacaggtctccgcctcactggctgtatcaccacctgtttactttacacaggtatccgcctcactggctgtatcaccacctgtttactttacacaggtatccgcctcactggctgtatcaccacctgtttactttacacaggtctccgcctcactggctgtaccaccaccggtttacAATACACAGATTTCCACCACGCAGGTTTCcgccacacaggctacaccacacaggtatccgccaaaCTGGCTATACCACCACACAGGTTTACAGTACACAgatttacaccacacaggtttaaCGTTACACCACACCGGGTTACACTACACAGAATCTACCATATACCGCGGCCGCTGGCACGCAGTTTCCACCAAGCAGTTTTCTACCACACAAGTTTACACCACAAAATCAGAACAAACAACGTATGAAATCCAATTAAGTAGGTAAGCTATCAGAGTAGATGTAATTCGGTACAAATATCGTCCTACAAAACATGTAATCACTCACTCGCCCTCCCCACTCTGCATCAGATTCATATGCAAATGACTACAGTTGGCCGGGACGCGCCGCCGACATGTTTGAATTCATTCAGAATCCACAAATATAGGTGCAAAAAATTGATAACAACTATCTGTACGTGATATATAAGTTGTCCAAGTTCCCTGGCAGACCATATAATAATGATACGTCTTCAAATGGAATTCGTACCTAAAGTTGCCCTCCCTACTTTAGAGTCGtcgccctccccacatttacgtgTCGGTCAGTCACATAATTCTATTTCTTTTGCACAGAATAGACATGTATAGACAAGTACAGATATTGAATTACTTTTTTTCCCGACTCATTTCTGGTAGtatgttcatttatttatttctgtttttcttttatacagggtaggcgcgctcagtgcttaacacactgctttacaggcgtgcccttaggccacaccaatttgatttcttggttgacagatttttattttccaaaaaaaaaaaacaattttagaaaaaaaaaatcatgaaaacagaaggctggcccagccttctgttttcatgaatctttttttctaaattctttttttttggaaaataaaaatccattaaccaataaattaaattggtatggccttataCTAACCTTGTTACAGAGTCCTCCATAGCTGCTAAGTCCACACCTTCCTTCTGTTGATAGTCAGTCATAAGTCTCCGCACATGGTCACCACAGTCTACCATTGAGCCAGTAGGCTCCTCAAACACACTGATGTAATATGCTTCAAACACAATCTCCCCTTCTGATAGTTCTGTGTCAACATTCAAACTCAATAATTTTGATAGGGAAGAAGTTGTTATATCATCTTTTGGTAGATCTTCCATCACCACATTTTCTACTTTCTCCATATCGGCAGTTCCTTCCTCAAGTTCGATTTCGTCAATTATATTATCTTTGTCACTAAAACCAGTTTGTTCTGCAGAATCGGATATATCAAGATTCTGAAACTCTTCCGTGCAGACAGATTCTGTTGTCACATTGTCTTCTTTTTGATTTGGCTTCTCTATTGTGGTAGCaagtgttgtcatggcaacaggatcctcttcttcctcatcaCCCCAGTCATCTGCATCATCACACCAGTCTGTAGTTGTCATAGAAACCTGTgatatgattgtacatgtaaatatatttttgagGTGATTTATGAATGTAATATTTTGCCTATTCAGTGTTTTTTCACTTTTAAAGTTTAGCACTAAGATAAGTGTAAGAAGCATTATCTtcattacaaaatgtcaaattacTTACCATCTCTGTCTCTTCATGTTGGGAACTCTGGTCTTCACTTGAAATTTGTAACCTGACGGCAAACCAACTGTGAGTGTGATAAAAAAACCATAAGAAATgaagatactagtagttgagCTGTTGGTTTCAATTTACTCCCCTAAATATTCATACTACAATTCCTTAACAATCATTAGGTGCTCTTAGTCTTATTAGATTTCCAGTGGGAGGTCAGTTCAAAGAAATAACACTGACTGGAAAATAACAGCATTCCAGCTTACAAGCCACCTTCCTGACCTACATATAGTTCTATTAGGTAACTACTGTAAATAGCAACAATTTGTAAATGCCTTCAAGTtcgctgggatttaatttcatggtagggagaaaatgtagtgttcccGGTGTTCTTTAGTCCACAGttaaaacaaggtggtaggtgggtagaAGACAGAAGGAGAATTTTCACTGTGGTTATAAGTTCATGGTGAAGAGATTaccacaaacattaaaccaccacaagaatttctacatttacagtattgaacCCAGTATGCACCCAGTACAGTACATcagtatatcatcatcatcatcatcatcatcatcttgcatACCCCCAtataaccccgcaaggggcaaagtgtgggggggggaggtcccaggctaaggcgggcaggcctccagcctggcacggtaagactcaactGTGGGacccgtcacaaccgtgccaggcagagCATTCCACTGTGCACGTGGAGTGGTGCGTGGAAAAAATGAATGCTTGTATGAATAgagtgtttgaaatttgagatggtgactcccccgggtgcgcccctgagctggctTCAGTAGACTGTCtgtgtttatacatgtagtgataTGATTATCAACTAGTTtttagaaaaaggtgaggcgggcgttcctcctcctttcggagAGAACAGTACTACTAGGTTACCTTTCTGACGTATTCCAGCAGGGCTTCCTACAGCAGGCAAAGAGATAGAGTGTCCTGTGGTAGGGAGACCCATCCAGGGGACAGTAGACCTGTACAACAAGCGCCAGTCTGCAGCCACACAGGGCACACGGGGGCAGCTCGGGGAAcgttgggaggggggcacagccCTAAGGGCGGACAAAATATGTCGAAGATTGGGAGATTTGACATGGAGAACTGAGACAGCCTCCTAATTACGCATGTGCAGAGTACCAGAGATCTGAAGCACCAGAGAGATCCTACACAAGACAGCACCTTGACATGaacgcaccaagtgacaatgtctagcggacaacaacaacaacagaatatATCAACATATTGTGGTAATTATTATAAAACTAAAATGTGAACAACGTAGTATCATATCTATGTAATATCTTAAAAAATACAGTGAGACCTAGTGTATGCACAACACACATGATGTTAATCAATATCAATACACAAACATCGCTACTAGTACATTATTATGTCGTAGGCCTgttgaaatatgatgcaagtgtgggaggggggcaaaatgtGCGGAATACGATCTAGCTGTTGCTTGTCAATGTACGTAAAACTGCAGAGATGCTCGGAAATGGTAAGAGTAAGACGTCCATACCGGCTTCCCTCCAACTCTGTTCGTATATAAGGAGGAACAGTCCCGCTCATCGCGTATCGGCTCATCCAACACGCCCAGCAGTGTTACGCGCCGAAATGAGTCCTTCGAACCCTCCATACAATCAGTCGTAGTACAGTCACGATACGTTGAATCAGGCTGGTTTATGTGTCCCTGTGATCTCAACACGTCTGACAACCTCGTGTAGGTCAGTTGAGAattcaaaaagtatttgaaCACGAAATTTGTTCCTTCAAAGTTGACcttctaagtactcattttGGCGAGGTTTTacggtctgcatgggggtttccaGACGACCGATGTATATCATGATCCAGTCTACTTCCGGGTCAAAGGAAGCACCCAAAGCCAAACAAACAGAACACCAAGCACATTCAGCCGAGTGATCGCCGATATTGTACCTTCAGTTTGGAGATCCGTATGTGAATTTTGTATATGTCAACAAAGGTTAACTCATTACCAAAATGAAACCTACTTCAAATCGAGTCATTCTAATCGCGAAACTAATGTTAACTAACACTATAAGGAAAGTTTGGCCGAAATAAATATGAAGCGTAGAACTCACTAGAagcatatataaacatataaaaGATTTACCATTATGTATTTTGACCAGAATCCTTGAGATAAAGGACTTTGAGTGAGTTTTTGACCCCCATTCTTTTGTATTCTCCCTCTAATAGCGTTACATGTTATTCAAAACTTATAATCCAGATCACCAAATCATTGTCCTTGACACTTGATGGATCATCATAGACATAGGTAGCAATTGAGGTATCCCAAGGGCGTGTAATTCTGTCCTTCCAGTAATATGAGTGTGCCCTAATCGTAAGTGTGTGTCACTCTGGGACGGTAACAACCATGTGTAGCCTTGATAAAGTAGAAAATGAATCGTGTACTGTGCCTTCTATGATGACCTAAGGGTGTGTCATTTTAATGACACAAGAgaaactcagctataccaaTTGTGTCTCATTCCAATGACATCGGAAGAAACTAAGCTATACTAAGGgagtgtcattccaatgacatattgGGAAACTAAGCTGTGCCAtaggtgtgtcattccaataatgtaggcaaaaaaatcaGATACTAGTATAACACGGGtgcgtcattccaatgacataggcaaaaactcagctataccaagggcgtgtcattccaatgacataggggaagtccggctataccaagggtgtgtcattcgaATGACTTAGGGGCATATCCAGTTATACCAAGGTTctttcattccaatgacatatggGGAAATCTCAGCTGTGTCATGGGTGCGTCATTCCAATGATAAGGCAAAGACTCCGATGGTGTGTCATTCCGATGACATCGGGGGTAATCCAGCTATACTAAGGATGTGTTATTCCGATGACAAGGGgaaactcagctataccaagggtgtgtcattctcaTGGCATAGGGGGAAATCCAGCTAACCAAggatgtgtcattccaatgacatagggggaaaTCCAGCtaaccaagggtgtgtcattgcaATGACATAGGTGAAAACTCAGCTATAACAAGGGaatgtcattccaatgacatagggaaGAACTCAGCTttgccaagggtgtgtcattccaatgacttaGGGGGAAAATCGGCTGTGCCAAGGGTGTgctttccaatgacataggtgAAAACTCAGCTATAACAAGGGAAtgacattccaatgacatagggaaGAACTCAGCTttgccaagggtgtgtcattccaatgacttaGGGGGAAACTtagctataccaagggtgtgtcattctcaTGACATAGGGGGAAATCCAGCTAACCAAGGGTCTGTCATTCTCATGACATAGGGGGAAACTCAGCTGTGCCAAGGGtgcgtcattccaatgacataggcaaGAACTTAGCTTTGCCaggggtgtgtcattccaatgacatagggggaaaCTCAGCTGTGCCAAGGGTGAACTTTCCAAAGACATATGTGGAAACTCGGCTATAACAAGCAAAAGTGTGTGTCGTTCCAATGACATAGGCGGAAATCCAGCTATAACAAGGGTGTGTTCTTCCAAGGGTGTATCAGGAGTCTATGCTGCAATCTAAGAGATTAAACGGCTAGTATTACTACAGGTACCGTTGCGCTGCTTAAGTATATAGGGACTTCACCTGTCGTCATTTTGCGACGCCGCTCAAAGGCAGAAACATAATACAAATCTCGTTTGTGTCACGACACAGAGAATGACATACTCTCATGAAAGCTTGGTCTTCACCTGTCATTAGTATTGGACTGACACGACCTGAGGAATGACAAACCCTTGATATAGCTGAGTTTCTCCCTATGTCGATGGAAtgacttgcttacttgcttgcttatgtcgagactggacggtctcgagtcgtgatggCAGTCCATGTGGTTCTATCCCTCATCGCTTGGAGCAGActatcaacttcaaggccagTGTCTTTCTTCAGGGTGTCAATGTATGTTGCTGCGGGTCTTCCAGGCCTCCTTTTCCCATGCCTGGGAGTCCAGAGAACCAGGTCAGCCACTTCTTCTTTGCTTCTGAGGCAGTGTCCAGCgaactttaacctccttgtcctgATCTTGTCAGACAGTTTTGGTAGTCCAGCATACAGGTCCTTGTTGGTAATGTGTTGTGACCAGTGGATGTTTAGTGCTGATCTCATGAGCCTTGTGTAGCATCCATCCAGCTGCTTTTCTAGCTTGGAAGTGATTGTCCACGCCTCACATCCATACAAGAGGACTGCTTCAACCGTCGAGAGGAAAAGCCTCACTTTCAGCTTGCGAGAGAGGTTTGATCTCCAAACCTTCTTCAGCTTGTTACAAGCCTGCCAGGCTGCTGCTTTTCTTGCTGCTATGTCCTTTTCTGTGCTTTCCATCCTAGATCCCAGGTACTTAAAGTCCTTTACCTCCTCCAAGGCAGTACCATCGCTTGTCTTGAgatggaatgacacacccttggtattgttgattttccacGTATGTCATTAGAATGACCACTTCATGATTTCTCCGTATGCAATTGGAATGACAAAGCACCCTTCTGATAGCTCAGTTTCCCCCTATattattggaatgacacacccttggtata is a window of Branchiostoma lanceolatum isolate klBraLanc5 chromosome 8, klBraLanc5.hap2, whole genome shotgun sequence DNA encoding:
- the LOC136439738 gene encoding programmed cell death protein 2-like isoform X1, coding for MEGSKDSFRRVTLLGVLDEPIRDERDCSSLYTNRVGGKPGCAPLPTFPELPPCALCGCRLALVVQVYCPLDGSPYHRTLYLFACCRKPCWNTSESWFAVRLQISSEDQSSQHEETEMVSMTTTDWCDDADDWGDEEEEDPVAMTTLATTIEKPNQKEDNVTTESVCTEEFQNLDISDSAEQTGFSDKDNIIDEIELEEGTADMEKVENVVMEDLPKDDITTSSLSKLLSLNVDTELSEGEIVFEAYYISVFEEPTGSMVDCGDHVRRLMTDYQQKEGVDLAAMEDSVTSAGKKSGGESYEKSTARHGDKIFQKFAKRVSLCPEQILRYSRKGNPLYIQEPEETHMVAPPCSNCGGQRVFELQLMPTMISILKRQGANSNDPVLEFGTVLVYTCAGSCWTQQSMSCVEHVVVQADPYNQFFTQRN
- the LOC136439738 gene encoding programmed cell death protein 2-like isoform X2, whose translation is MAAPVLLGVLDEPIRDERDCSSLYTNRVGGKPGCAPLPTFPELPPCALCGCRLALVVQVYCPLDGSPYHRTLYLFACCRKPCWNTSESWFAVRLQISSEDQSSQHEETEMVSMTTTDWCDDADDWGDEEEEDPVAMTTLATTIEKPNQKEDNVTTESVCTEEFQNLDISDSAEQTGFSDKDNIIDEIELEEGTADMEKVENVVMEDLPKDDITTSSLSKLLSLNVDTELSEGEIVFEAYYISVFEEPTGSMVDCGDHVRRLMTDYQQKEGVDLAAMEDSVTSAGKKSGGESYEKSTARHGDKIFQKFAKRVSLCPEQILRYSRKGNPLYIQEPEETHMVAPPCSNCGGQRVFELQLMPTMISILKRQGANSNDPVLEFGTVLVYTCAGSCWTQQSMSCVEHVVVQADPYNQFFTQRN